ACAGGGGTACCGTTGGACCTGATATTGAGATAACGTGCTACGGTACACCATGCCTTTGCGCGAAGGACGGTGTTGTACAACATGTATTCTTCCTCATCCGTATCGATCGATGCGGCTTGCTCGGACACCTGAGAAACCGTGTCGTTGGCCCATGTGATACGCATCTCTGCACCGGCTATCCAATCCCAGTTATCATCACGTTTCTCGTGGATGTCCAGAGAAGATAGACAACTCCTCGTAGCCTCTATCTCTTCATTCAAATCAAACCCTTTGTACAGACCGAGCAGGTATCTGACATCTATCGACATGGTAAACACTTTGTTGGCAGCAGTGTAGAGATAACCGTGCTCTATCAGCTTCCGTATCAGAGGTGTTTCTTCCTTATAATAAGATAAAATCTTGTACAACTCACTTCTGTTAGAAACCTCGTTCAGTTCCCTAGATATTCCGTCATCAAACTCCGCCACCATCGTAACCGCTATCATTCTGAAATCGTCCAACCCGGATGTTTCATACCTGCCAACACCATCAACGACTGTGTGCGTAGGGTTATAGGTAGGTGTGTCGAGAGGTTCGTTCGAAAACATCTTGTTACACAGGTCGGTTAGGTTTCGGACGTTGACCAACCGTATACCGTACCTGTCTTCTATAAATGAGGTGAGCAGCACATCGCGGGGGTCATCCAGACTGGTAAGCAGATAATCGTACCCCAAAACTCTCGTTGCCTTCGCCTTCTCTATCAATCCGCCTATCGGTCCTATGACACCTTCATCGTTTATCGTGCCGGTAACGAGCGCGTCAGACCGTGGTTCGCGACCTGTCAACGCGCTGACGAGGCCGAGCGCCATGGCTGCGCCGGCGCTCGGCCCGTCAACGTAGGCACCGGAGACGCCCTCCACATCGAAATAAACATCACAGTCCGAGTTTGACATATTCAGATAATCAAAGGCGGCTTTGACTGCGGACAGTTCAGAGGATTGGGTGTAAGCACCTGTGATGGGATGAATTTCTGTATAGACGTTACCAGTTCCGTTGGTAACCTTGACAGAGATGGTCACAAGCCTGCCTCTGTCTTTACCGACAACTGCGGGAACGACAACTTTACTGGAACCTTCTACACATGCATAGGATAAAGGCATAATAAGGAAATGAAAACATAACATCACTAAGATTAAACCCGAATATCTTCCAAAATCCATCACAACCACTCTCTCAACACCGATCACACCTTTCTTCTCTCTAAAATTTTGAAAAGTGCGGCCACCGGGAGTCGAACCCGGACCTCAAGCTTGGGAGGCTTGCATCCTACCGCTAGACCATGGCCGCACCGTACGGTTGAAAACGTGTCCGGTTTAGAGATATATTTATTCGATCGGCTTTAAAACCTTACTTTCCGCGAAATAGGTTTTTATGTGTATTTTCTCGATAGGTTTATAAAAACGCTTGGAGAAAAAGGAGACATGGACATCTTCGGTAAGGAATACATCGATAGGGTGTACAGAATCATCAAAGGAGAACGGTTTATCCATACCGATTCGTTGGCAGAGAACGTAGGCAAAGATGTTTGGCTTAGGGGTTGGGTCTACAGGATAAGGTCATCTTCAAACTATGTGTTCGTCATACTACGCGACGTTAACGGTATCGTTCAATGCATAGTTACAAAGAACGAAGTGGACAGAGATACTTGGGAACGTGCGAACGGGCTTTACATCGAAAGTTCTTTCCTGGTGAAAGGAGAAGTAGTCAAAGACGAGAGAGCACCTACTGGTTACGAGATTCATGTGAAAGAGTTGTATCCGGTATGCGTCGGCGAACCGTTCCCGATCAGCAAAGATCTATCAACAGAATTTCTCCTCGATGTTAGACACCTATGGGTCAGGTCCAGAAGGCTCACCGACATCTTCAAAGTCAGACATTACACGTTAATCTATCTGAGAGAGTTCTTCAATAAAGAAGGGTTTTTTGAGATCCCGCCACCGATAATAACGAAGAATGCCTGTGAAGGAGGGTCGCAGGTGTTTCAGGTTGACTATTTCGGTGAACCTGCATACTTGAGCGAGAGCGGACAGTTGTACGCTGAAGCATTCATATATTCGCACGAAAAGGTGTATCTGTACGCGCCGTCTTTTCGCGCGGAACGTTCCAGAACGGTCAGACATCTTGCAGAGTACTGGCATCTCGAACCCGAAGCCGCTTGGATGTTTCACGACGATAACATACGACTCCAGGAAAGGATGATAGAACATGTCATCAGAAGATTGGTCGAGAACCATGGTCCATTGCTCGAAAAGTTGGGACGAAGTCCTGACTCGCTTAAAGAGATAAGGGCACCGTTTCCCAGAATAACCTATGACGAAATGGTGGATGTTCTCAACAAAAAAGGGTTAAGGTTTAAGTGGGGGGATGACCCGGGAGCGGATGAAGAGAAGGCGCTCACTCAAGACTACGATGTTCCTCTGGTTATTGAAAGGTATCCGAGAGATACTAAAGCGTTCTACATGAAGGTCGACCCAGATGACGAACGTTACGTACTGAACGATGACGTACTCGCGCCGCAAGGGCACGGTGAAATCATCGGAGGTTCTGAAAGAATCTGGGACCTGGAAGAGTTGATCGATTCGATGAAACGGTTCGGTCTCGACCCTGAGAACCCTGCCTATAAATGGTATGTTGATTTACGGAGATACGGTTCCGTACCGCACAGCGGATTCGGTCTTGGGATAGAAAGGTTTCTGAAATGGATACTTAACCTTGACCATATTCGAGACGCGATAGCCTTTCCGCGAACGATAAACAGAGTTTATCCTTGAGGCAGAACTCTACGCTTTGGCAGGTCTGTACTGCTTCAACAGTTGATAGACCTTTACCGCAGTCTCCTTACGAAGCTCATAATCAGGTATCACAGAGGGCAGACGCGATAACTCGTTCAACCAATTTCTAGGTTTTACCCGGATACCGCCAGTCCCCACACCCAACTTATGCGACAGCGTGACCAGAGGGGAACCGGAAACG
This portion of the Candidatus Micrarchaeota archaeon genome encodes:
- the asnS gene encoding asparagine--tRNA ligase, producing MDIFGKEYIDRVYRIIKGERFIHTDSLAENVGKDVWLRGWVYRIRSSSNYVFVILRDVNGIVQCIVTKNEVDRDTWERANGLYIESSFLVKGEVVKDERAPTGYEIHVKELYPVCVGEPFPISKDLSTEFLLDVRHLWVRSRRLTDIFKVRHYTLIYLREFFNKEGFFEIPPPIITKNACEGGSQVFQVDYFGEPAYLSESGQLYAEAFIYSHEKVYLYAPSFRAERSRTVRHLAEYWHLEPEAAWMFHDDNIRLQERMIEHVIRRLVENHGPLLEKLGRSPDSLKEIRAPFPRITYDEMVDVLNKKGLRFKWGDDPGADEEKALTQDYDVPLVIERYPRDTKAFYMKVDPDDERYVLNDDVLAPQGHGEIIGGSERIWDLEELIDSMKRFGLDPENPAYKWYVDLRRYGSVPHSGFGLGIERFLKWILNLDHIRDAIAFPRTINRVYP